TGGCGGGTACATTGGTATTGAGCTTGGTCAAATGTACGCGAAGTTCGGAGTACAAGTAACTGTGCTTGAAGGCGCAGAAACGATTCTTCCAGGCTTCGATAAGGACATGAGCCAGCTTGTAGTTAAGAAGCTTAAGAAATCAAATGTAGAAATCGTCAATGGCGCACTTGCTAAGGGCGCAGAGCAAACCGACAAAGAAGTTACTGTAACGTATGAAGTTGGAGGCGAGCAAAAGTCCGTTTCCGCAGATTACTTGCTCGTTACAGTAGGTCGTCGTCCGAACACGGATGGTGAGCTAGGACTTGATCTTATCGGCGTTAATGTAGGCGAGCGCGGCTTGATCGAAGTTGATGATCAATGTCGTACGAACATTAAGCACATTTATGCTATTGGTGACATTGTTCCAGGCGCGGCTCTTGCTCATAAAGCTTCCTATGAAGCGAAGGTAGCAGCAGAAGCGATTGCTGGATTGCCATCCAAAGTGGATTACAAGTGTATTCCTGCGGTTGCGTTCTCTGATCCAGAATGCGCTAGCGTTGGTTACACGGAAAAAGAAGCGAAGGAAAAGGGTCACAATGCGAAGTCCAGCAAGTTCCCATTCGGCGGTAATGGTCGTGCGGTAACGTTGAACGGCGCAGACGGCTTCCTGAAGCTCATTCATGATGCGGACAATGGTCTTGTACTCGGTGCCCAAATCGCCGGCGTAGAAGCGTCTAACATGATTGCAGAAATCGGCTTAGCTATCGAGATGGGTGCTACAATCGAGGACATTGCGTTGACTATTCACGCACATCCAACATTAGCTGAAATCACGATGGATGCGGCTGAGCTTGCTATGGGTCATCCTATTCATACAATAGCTCCTAAAAAATAAGCTTAGAATTACAATGGATAAACCTTTATGAGGGAATCACGGCTTTCGTGAATACACCTTCATAAAGGTTTATTTAATTGTTAGAACCCATTTGTGGTGAAGGGAGTGCTGAGTACAATATGACGGAAGATGCAAGACCGGTTAGTCGTTCCCGTTCTATTATGACAGAGCTTGTTTTTCCGACGGACACGAATCACCATGGTACAATGTTCGGTGGTACGCTAATGAAATATATTGATAAAATTTCTGCTATAGCAGCCATGCGCCATTCTAATAAGCCTGTTGTGACCGCTTCTACGGACAGTCTAGACTTCCTGTCGCCGATTCGCATGGGAG
This portion of the Cohnella abietis genome encodes:
- the lpdA gene encoding dihydrolipoyl dehydrogenase — encoded protein: MVVGDASLDIDLLIVGAGPGGYVAAIRAAQLGQKVIIADKAKFGGVCLNVGCIPSKALINAAHHYESMQHASDYGLSAENVGVDFGKVQEYKSSVVNKMTGGVEMLLKANKVQMFNGEVMFINENEARLFNDQEAPRYRFKNCIIATGSRPIELKPFPFGGRILSSTEALSLPELPKSLIVIGGGYIGIELGQMYAKFGVQVTVLEGAETILPGFDKDMSQLVVKKLKKSNVEIVNGALAKGAEQTDKEVTVTYEVGGEQKSVSADYLLVTVGRRPNTDGELGLDLIGVNVGERGLIEVDDQCRTNIKHIYAIGDIVPGAALAHKASYEAKVAAEAIAGLPSKVDYKCIPAVAFSDPECASVGYTEKEAKEKGHNAKSSKFPFGGNGRAVTLNGADGFLKLIHDADNGLVLGAQIAGVEASNMIAEIGLAIEMGATIEDIALTIHAHPTLAEITMDAAELAMGHPIHTIAPKK